In Streptomyces canus, one DNA window encodes the following:
- a CDS encoding ABC transporter permease has product MPETVLADTAAPTETEAQRTRLLGGRIPLARLRDLALVPAIVGIAIVGQIVNPVFLQTDNLINVLQTMSEMALLVLAQAMILIVKKMDLSLESTMGLAPGVAAWLVVPTGAGHGLGLLPGAWSIPVTLAVGALVGVINALLIIRFGLNGFIVTLGMLIVLRGVLTGISGGQTFFQLPESMLYLGTAEWFGMPASIWICLVLFAVAIVVLGWTSFGRSLYAIGGNVDAAKAAGIRTDRVLWIVIVTGSVLAALAGLLLSGRLASVASAQGNGYIFTVFAAAVIGGISLNGGKGTMFGAFCGILLLFMIQNVLTLGGVPAQWIGALNGLIILVALAISRITGGKVQE; this is encoded by the coding sequence ATGCCTGAAACCGTCCTCGCGGACACCGCCGCCCCCACGGAAACGGAGGCGCAGCGGACCAGGCTGCTCGGCGGCCGGATACCCCTGGCGCGCCTGCGCGATCTCGCGCTCGTCCCCGCCATCGTGGGCATCGCGATCGTCGGCCAGATCGTCAACCCGGTCTTCCTCCAGACCGACAACCTCATCAACGTCCTGCAGACCATGTCCGAGATGGCCCTGCTGGTGCTGGCCCAGGCGATGATCCTCATCGTCAAGAAGATGGACCTGTCCCTCGAGTCCACGATGGGCCTCGCACCCGGAGTGGCGGCCTGGCTGGTGGTCCCGACGGGTGCGGGACACGGTCTCGGACTGCTGCCCGGTGCCTGGTCGATCCCGGTCACGCTCGCCGTCGGCGCGCTCGTCGGCGTGATCAACGCCCTGCTGATCATCCGCTTCGGCCTCAACGGCTTCATCGTCACCCTCGGCATGCTGATCGTGCTGCGCGGCGTCCTCACCGGCATCTCGGGCGGGCAGACGTTCTTCCAGCTGCCGGAGTCGATGCTGTATCTGGGCACCGCCGAATGGTTCGGGATGCCGGCGTCCATCTGGATCTGCCTGGTGCTGTTCGCCGTGGCCATTGTGGTGCTCGGCTGGACCAGCTTCGGCCGCTCCCTGTACGCCATCGGAGGCAACGTCGACGCCGCGAAGGCGGCCGGCATCCGTACCGACCGGGTGCTGTGGATCGTCATCGTCACCGGCAGCGTGCTCGCCGCGCTCGCCGGACTGCTGCTCTCCGGACGGCTGGCCTCGGTCGCCTCGGCCCAGGGCAACGGCTACATCTTCACCGTCTTCGCCGCCGCCGTCATCGGCGGGATCAGCCTCAACGGCGGCAAGGGCACCATGTTCGGAGCGTTCTGCGGCATCCTGCTCCTCTTCATGATCCAGAACGTGCTCACCCTGGGCGGTGTACCCGCGCAGTGGATCGGCGCCCTCAACGGCCTGATCATCCTGGTCGCCCTCGCCATCTCCCGCATCACGGGCGGCAAGGTCCAGGAGTGA
- a CDS encoding sugar ABC transporter substrate-binding protein: MRLSTALCSAVSTLSALALLSACGSGSTTSASSGDAPLVGVDYPRSDTDFWNSYIKYTPEYGKKLGLSLKTTNSQNDVAKLTANAQTFISQGVKGIAMAPQDTAAIAPTLAQLEAKKIPVVTVDTRPDTGNVFMVVRADNRAYGEKACRYLGTKLGGKGKVVMLEGGLDSINGRDRTEAFNDCMKKNYPGIKVFGEATNWDGAVAAQKLQTDLTAHPDIRGVYMQSSFALSGTLQLLKQKGLLVGPKDSKHVFVVSNDGIPEELKSIAAGKMDATVSQPADLYAKYALYYLKAAIDGKTFKPGKTDHDSTIIQVRDGLLEDQLSAPLVTADGATYGGVPSVKSDDTSLWGNNLG; this comes from the coding sequence ATGAGACTCAGCACCGCCCTCTGTTCCGCCGTCTCCACCCTGTCCGCACTGGCGCTGCTCAGCGCGTGCGGCAGCGGCTCCACCACGTCGGCGTCGTCGGGCGACGCGCCGCTGGTCGGTGTCGACTACCCGCGCTCCGACACCGACTTCTGGAACTCCTACATCAAGTACACGCCGGAGTACGGCAAGAAGCTCGGCCTCTCGCTCAAGACCACCAACTCGCAGAACGACGTCGCCAAACTCACCGCCAACGCACAGACGTTCATCAGTCAGGGCGTCAAGGGCATCGCGATGGCCCCGCAGGACACCGCCGCCATCGCGCCGACCCTTGCGCAACTGGAGGCGAAGAAGATCCCGGTCGTCACCGTGGACACCCGCCCGGACACCGGCAACGTCTTCATGGTGGTCCGCGCCGACAACCGCGCCTACGGCGAGAAGGCGTGCCGGTACCTCGGCACCAAGCTCGGCGGCAAGGGCAAGGTCGTGATGCTGGAGGGCGGGCTGGACTCCATCAACGGCCGTGACCGCACCGAGGCGTTCAACGACTGCATGAAGAAGAACTACCCCGGCATCAAGGTGTTCGGCGAGGCCACCAACTGGGACGGGGCCGTCGCCGCGCAGAAGCTTCAGACCGACCTGACCGCCCACCCGGACATCAGGGGCGTCTACATGCAGTCCAGCTTCGCCCTGTCCGGCACGCTCCAACTCCTCAAGCAGAAGGGCCTGTTGGTCGGCCCCAAGGACAGCAAGCACGTCTTTGTCGTGTCCAACGACGGCATCCCCGAGGAACTCAAGTCCATCGCCGCCGGGAAGATGGACGCCACCGTGTCCCAGCCTGCCGACCTCTACGCCAAGTACGCCCTGTACTACCTCAAGGCCGCGATCGACGGAAAGACGTTCAAGCCCGGCAAGACCGACCATGACAGCACCATCATCCAGGTCCGCGACGGACTGCTGGAGGACCAGCTCTCCGCCCCGCTGGTGACTGCCGACGGCGCCACCTACGGCGGCGTGCCCAGCGTCAAGAGCGACGACACGTCGTTGTGGGGCAACAACCTCGGCTGA
- a CDS encoding sugar ABC transporter ATP-binding protein gives MSDGQRAVTPAPDPACHGQVPTGPPVVEATGIVKRFGPTVALNGARITIRPGETHALVGRNGAGKSTLVSVLTGLQAPDEGTVTFGGEPAPRLSNRDAWRRRVACVYQKSTIIPTLTVAENLFLHRHDHGPSRLISWRATRRRARELLATWSVDVDPQTLAGELSVEQRQFVEIARALSFGARFIILDEPTAQLDGAAINRLFERIRDLQRQGVTFLFISHHLQEVYEICDMVTVFRDARHIVTAPVAELPRTELVAAMTGEAAADRQGERASTLTPGTTAALSVRALRGDTYADVSLQVGAGEIVGLAGAAGSGRTEVAETVVGLRAATAGEVEIAGRRPRPGSVPAALAAGAGFVPQDRHHQGFVPDLSIADNATLSIPKRLGRNGFLSRGRRDRLAEGMIEYLAIKTPGPDLPVSALSGGNQQKVVMARALANDPRLLVLISPTAGVDVRSKEFLLGKVEETARTGTGVLIASDELDDLRMCDRVLVMFQGRVTSEITRGWHDHDLVAAMEGVDLNA, from the coding sequence ATGAGCGACGGGCAGCGAGCGGTCACTCCCGCGCCCGACCCGGCGTGCCACGGACAGGTCCCGACGGGGCCGCCCGTCGTCGAGGCGACGGGCATAGTCAAACGATTCGGTCCGACGGTGGCCCTGAACGGCGCCCGGATCACCATCAGGCCAGGGGAGACCCACGCGCTCGTCGGCCGCAACGGAGCCGGCAAGTCGACCCTGGTATCGGTCCTCACCGGCCTCCAGGCCCCCGACGAGGGAACGGTCACCTTCGGCGGCGAGCCGGCCCCCCGGCTCAGCAACCGTGACGCCTGGCGCCGGCGCGTGGCCTGCGTCTACCAGAAGTCGACGATCATCCCCACGCTGACCGTCGCCGAGAACCTCTTCCTGCACCGGCACGACCACGGGCCCAGCCGGCTCATCAGCTGGCGGGCCACCCGTCGCCGCGCCCGGGAGCTGCTGGCGACCTGGTCGGTGGACGTCGACCCGCAGACCCTCGCGGGCGAACTGAGCGTCGAACAGCGGCAGTTCGTCGAGATTGCCCGGGCGCTGTCCTTCGGGGCGCGGTTCATCATCCTCGACGAGCCGACCGCCCAGCTCGACGGGGCGGCGATCAACCGGCTCTTCGAGCGCATCCGCGACCTGCAACGGCAGGGCGTGACGTTCCTGTTCATCAGCCACCATCTCCAGGAGGTCTACGAGATCTGCGACATGGTGACGGTCTTCCGCGACGCCCGGCACATCGTCACGGCGCCGGTGGCAGAACTCCCACGCACCGAGCTGGTCGCCGCGATGACCGGTGAGGCGGCCGCCGACCGGCAAGGGGAACGGGCGAGCACCCTCACCCCTGGCACCACGGCCGCACTGAGCGTCCGTGCGCTGCGGGGCGACACGTACGCCGACGTGAGCCTCCAGGTGGGTGCCGGCGAGATCGTAGGCCTGGCGGGCGCCGCCGGCAGCGGGCGCACCGAGGTGGCCGAGACCGTCGTAGGGCTGCGGGCGGCAACTGCGGGCGAGGTGGAGATCGCCGGGCGGCGGCCCCGGCCGGGCAGCGTGCCCGCGGCGCTGGCCGCCGGTGCCGGGTTCGTCCCGCAGGACCGGCATCACCAGGGCTTCGTGCCCGACTTGTCCATCGCGGACAACGCCACACTGTCCATACCGAAGCGCCTCGGTAGGAACGGATTCCTCAGCCGCGGCCGCCGGGACCGCCTCGCCGAGGGCATGATCGAGTACCTGGCGATCAAGACGCCCGGTCCCGATCTGCCCGTCTCCGCCCTGTCCGGAGGCAATCAGCAGAAGGTCGTCATGGCCCGCGCTCTGGCGAACGACCCACGTCTGCTGGTGCTGATCAGCCCGACCGCGGGCGTGGACGTGCGCTCCAAGGAGTTCCTCCTCGGCAAGGTGGAGGAGACCGCCCGGACCGGCACCGGGGTGCTCATCGCGTCCGACGAACTGGACGACCTGCGCATGTGCGACCGGGTCCTGGTGATGTTCCAGGGCCGGGTGACCTCGGAGATCACCCGCGGCTGGCACGACCACGACCTCGTGGCCGCGATGGAAGGAGTGGACCTCAATGCCTGA
- a CDS encoding alpha-L-fucosidase: MSSSINRRQLLASATCVATAAVAGDAFGAGVAQAAPSTYTPDWNSVDQHPPAPEWFQDAKFGIYFHWGVFSVPAFGNEWYPRNMYESGNDANQHHIATYGQPSAWPYHNFINGARDLAGNTVQFAPKLKSAGGKFDPDEWVQLFADAGARFAGPVAEHHDGFSMWDSQVNEWNSVNKGPGLDLLRLFSTAIRAKGLKLLVAMHHAYNFTGFYEFAPAQTDSSLKKLYGQLGSAAENQLWFDKLKEVIDRARPDILWQDFNLDAVDETQRLNFLAYYYNQADSWGREVVATYKDGMNGKGEVFDYERGGPADLTTPYWLTDDSISSSSWCYTQGIGYYTIQQMLHSFLDRVSKNGNMLLNIAPMADGTIPQAQKDILLGIGDHLKRFGESVYSTRAWTTYGEGPTKMGGGSFTTPHAGTAQDIRFTRNKANDVLYATVLGWPGNSLTIKTLGSDRINLSSLTSVKLLGSTAGTYIDLPTPAQSTSGLTVTLPSSAPYSANAYVLKLTFSGTIPALRPLAGAVAFTDVNYTGTAAVLTVGDYTAADLTAAGPGPRTLSSLRPAPGYQVIGYSGDNFTGTSWTFTAENPDLRATGNNDQITSLRVQFNPAAYFRITNATNGLALDSGGDVASGSNLKQWTWDGSSNLQWHAEAVGDGYYRLVNRTNGMVADGWGATTDGSAARQAAWNGGTNQQWTITHRGGDRYSVANRTTGLVLDGGGNVTSGSLTKQWTYGSSTNLLWTFTAL; this comes from the coding sequence ATGTCGAGCTCGATCAACCGACGCCAGCTGCTGGCCTCCGCAACCTGCGTGGCCACGGCGGCCGTTGCCGGAGACGCGTTCGGTGCCGGTGTCGCCCAGGCGGCGCCCAGCACATACACGCCCGACTGGAACTCGGTCGACCAGCACCCACCGGCTCCGGAGTGGTTCCAGGACGCGAAGTTCGGGATCTACTTCCACTGGGGCGTCTTCAGCGTCCCCGCCTTCGGCAACGAGTGGTACCCGCGCAACATGTACGAGAGCGGGAACGACGCCAACCAGCACCACATAGCGACCTACGGCCAGCCCTCGGCGTGGCCGTACCACAACTTCATCAACGGGGCGCGGGACCTGGCGGGCAACACCGTGCAGTTCGCGCCGAAGCTGAAGTCGGCCGGCGGGAAGTTCGACCCCGACGAGTGGGTGCAGCTGTTCGCCGACGCCGGCGCCAGGTTCGCCGGCCCGGTGGCCGAGCACCATGACGGATTCTCCATGTGGGACAGCCAGGTCAACGAGTGGAACTCGGTGAACAAGGGCCCGGGACTCGACCTGCTGCGGCTGTTCTCCACGGCCATCCGCGCCAAGGGCCTCAAGCTGCTGGTGGCCATGCACCACGCGTACAACTTCACCGGCTTCTACGAATTCGCCCCCGCCCAGACGGACTCCAGCCTCAAGAAGCTCTACGGGCAGCTGGGTTCGGCCGCGGAGAACCAGCTCTGGTTCGACAAACTCAAAGAGGTCATCGACCGCGCCCGGCCCGACATCCTGTGGCAGGACTTCAATCTGGACGCCGTCGACGAGACACAGCGCCTGAACTTCCTGGCGTACTACTACAACCAGGCGGACAGCTGGGGCCGTGAGGTCGTCGCCACCTACAAGGACGGCATGAACGGCAAGGGCGAGGTCTTCGACTACGAGCGCGGCGGCCCGGCCGACCTCACCACCCCGTACTGGCTCACCGACGACAGCATCTCCAGCTCCAGTTGGTGCTACACCCAGGGCATCGGCTACTACACCATCCAGCAGATGCTGCACTCGTTCCTCGACCGGGTCAGCAAGAACGGCAACATGCTGCTGAACATCGCACCGATGGCCGACGGCACCATCCCGCAGGCGCAGAAGGACATCCTGCTCGGTATCGGTGACCACCTGAAGCGCTTCGGAGAGTCGGTGTACTCCACCCGCGCCTGGACGACGTACGGCGAAGGCCCGACGAAGATGGGCGGCGGCTCGTTCACCACCCCGCACGCCGGCACCGCGCAGGACATCCGCTTCACCCGGAACAAGGCGAACGACGTCCTGTACGCCACCGTCCTGGGCTGGCCCGGCAACTCGCTGACGATCAAGACCCTCGGCTCGGACCGGATCAACCTCTCCTCGCTGACCTCGGTGAAGCTCCTCGGTTCCACCGCCGGCACCTACATCGACCTGCCCACGCCCGCCCAGAGCACCTCCGGCCTCACCGTCACCCTGCCGTCCTCGGCGCCGTACAGCGCGAACGCCTACGTCCTGAAGCTCACCTTCTCCGGCACGATTCCCGCCCTGCGGCCGCTCGCCGGAGCCGTCGCCTTCACGGACGTCAACTACACCGGCACCGCCGCCGTCCTGACCGTCGGCGACTACACCGCGGCCGACCTGACCGCGGCGGGACCGGGCCCGCGCACCCTCTCCTCCCTCCGGCCGGCCCCCGGCTACCAGGTGATCGGCTACTCGGGAGACAACTTCACCGGCACCTCCTGGACCTTCACCGCCGAGAACCCCGACCTCAGGGCCACCGGCAACAACGACCAGATCACCTCGCTGAGGGTCCAGTTCAACCCGGCGGCGTACTTCCGGATCACCAACGCCACCAACGGCCTCGCCCTGGACAGCGGCGGCGACGTGGCCTCCGGGTCCAACCTCAAGCAGTGGACCTGGGACGGCAGTTCGAACCTGCAGTGGCACGCGGAGGCGGTCGGAGACGGCTACTACAGGCTGGTCAACCGCACGAACGGAATGGTCGCCGACGGCTGGGGCGCCACCACCGACGGCTCCGCCGCCCGACAGGCCGCATGGAACGGCGGCACCAATCAGCAGTGGACCATCACCCACCGGGGCGGCGACCGCTACTCGGTGGCCAACCGCACCACCGGCCTGGTCCTGGACGGCGGCGGCAACGTGACCTCGGGCTCCCTCACCAAACAGTGGACCTACGGCAGCAGCACCAACCTGCTGTGGACCTTCACCGCGCTGTAA
- a CDS encoding L-fuconate dehydratase yields MSSPASASARIIALDVLDVRFPTSEHLDGSDAMNPEPDYSAAYVVLRTDAGDELEGHALAFTTGRGNDVQAAAIATLAPHVVGLSVEEVCGDLGAFSRSLVHDPQLRWLGPEKGAIHMATGAVVNAAWDLAAKRAGKPVWRFLAEMPPEELVAQVDFRWLSDALTTEEALEILRRAEPGREQRIGHLLDQGYPAYTTTPGWLGYSDEKLARLAREAVADGFTQIKLKVGASLEDDVRRMRTARETVGPDIRIAVDANQRWDVQPAIDWMRSLAPYDPYWIEEPTSPDDILGHAAVRRAVSPIKVATGEHIANRVVFKQLLQAGAVDIVQIDSARVGGVNENIAILLLAAKFGVPVCPHAGGVGLCEMVQHLSMFDYVAVSGTTEDRVIEYVDHLHEHFVDPVRIADGHYLAPTRPGLSAQMHPESLKEYTYPDGPVWSARV; encoded by the coding sequence ATGTCCTCACCCGCGTCCGCGTCCGCCCGCATCATCGCCCTGGACGTCCTCGACGTGCGTTTCCCGACGTCCGAGCACCTGGACGGGTCGGACGCGATGAACCCCGAACCCGACTACTCGGCCGCCTACGTCGTGCTGCGCACCGACGCCGGCGACGAACTGGAGGGCCACGCCCTGGCCTTCACCACCGGCCGCGGCAACGACGTCCAGGCCGCCGCCATCGCGACCCTGGCCCCGCACGTGGTCGGTCTGTCCGTCGAAGAGGTCTGCGGCGATCTGGGAGCATTCTCCCGCTCTCTGGTCCACGACCCCCAACTGCGCTGGCTGGGCCCGGAGAAGGGCGCCATCCACATGGCGACCGGTGCGGTCGTGAACGCCGCCTGGGACCTGGCCGCCAAGCGCGCGGGCAAGCCCGTCTGGCGCTTCCTCGCAGAGATGCCTCCGGAGGAACTGGTCGCACAGGTCGACTTCCGCTGGCTCAGCGACGCCCTCACCACCGAGGAGGCCCTGGAGATCCTGCGCCGCGCCGAACCGGGCCGCGAGCAGCGCATCGGTCACCTCCTCGACCAGGGCTATCCCGCCTACACCACCACCCCCGGCTGGCTCGGCTATTCCGACGAGAAGCTGGCCCGCCTGGCCCGCGAGGCCGTCGCCGACGGATTCACCCAGATCAAGCTGAAGGTGGGTGCGTCCCTGGAGGACGACGTACGGCGCATGCGCACCGCCCGCGAGACGGTCGGCCCGGACATCCGCATCGCCGTGGACGCCAACCAGAGATGGGACGTCCAGCCCGCCATCGACTGGATGCGCTCCCTGGCCCCCTACGACCCGTACTGGATCGAGGAACCCACCTCCCCCGACGACATCCTCGGCCACGCCGCCGTCCGCAGGGCCGTCAGCCCCATCAAGGTCGCCACCGGCGAGCACATCGCCAACCGGGTCGTCTTCAAGCAGCTCCTCCAGGCCGGCGCGGTCGACATCGTCCAGATCGACTCCGCCCGGGTCGGCGGCGTCAACGAGAACATCGCGATCCTGCTGCTCGCCGCGAAGTTCGGTGTGCCGGTCTGCCCGCACGCGGGTGGCGTGGGCCTGTGCGAGATGGTCCAGCACCTGTCGATGTTCGACTACGTCGCCGTCTCCGGCACCACCGAGGACCGCGTCATCGAGTACGTCGACCACCTGCACGAGCACTTCGTCGACCCGGTGCGCATCGCCGACGGCCACTACCTCGCGCCGACCCGGCCCGGCCTCAGCGCGCAGATGCACCCGGAGTCCCTGAAGGAGTACACGTACCCGGACGGCCCTGTCTGGTCCGCCCGTGTCTGA